Proteins from one Cicer arietinum cultivar CDC Frontier isolate Library 1 chromosome 3, Cicar.CDCFrontier_v2.0, whole genome shotgun sequence genomic window:
- the LOC101509061 gene encoding uncharacterized protein yields the protein MDVDSQPTMEETILVGDDLMMGPPSPVVPPEIASHVLEGVDLCDGILRNLFLCLQINDIEPFCQDEIALYKQCGERRDKEIRKRLQMSEFKLGSSMPLDAAKERSAQLEAEVTSLERRLILASGVEGIEGFRQRWSLHGRLTDSKKRLESLKQGLDGRK from the exons ATGGATG TTGATTCGCAGCCAACTATGGAGGAAACTATTTTGGTTGGTGATGATCTGATGATGGGCCCTCCATCACCTGTAGTACCACCAGAAATAGCCTCCCATGTTCTCGAAGGTGTTGATCTATGTGATGGAATTCTGAGGAATCTATTTTTGT GCTTGCAAATCAATGACATTGAACCATTCTGTCAAGACGAGATTGCTCTGTATAAACAATGTGGTGAAAGAAGG GATAAGGAGATAAGGAAGCGACTTCAAATGAGTGAATTCAAATTGGGTTCATCAATGCCTTTAGATGCAGCCAAGGAGAGGTCTGCTCAACTTGAGGCAGAAGTTACATCGTTAGAGAG GCGCTTGATTCTTGCAAGTGGAGTTGAAGGCATTGAAGGTTTCCGCCAAAGGTGGAGCTTGCACGGCCGTCTTACTGATTCCAA AAaaaggttggagtccttaaagCAAGGCTTGGATGGAAGAAAATGA